One Fuerstiella marisgermanici DNA window includes the following coding sequences:
- a CDS encoding DUF5658 family protein, with the protein MPVSDSVKFPVSQLRRAGLRLTTVLGVASAVLISNAFAGDAAESQGPSSDSAIEYSDVVNGGLLFVDGTHIPGPHSVQATSETITVNGVPVEVTLDGRDFDDMMEDEDWDMDRVERRGRSRSRRGSRETQQTPARSARRLVQCLSDDFDVVIFSGEPLRVIPMGDDKYALYTGLLTNEPTSEQRQEFLRVAKDQSAVVLWDQWLTEFRISSTLRKRLEQFVTESDAVVAEMESKMAAQYRLETFAYPLTLVGMMLGVIAFGHMLKWTGRNFVCEQNGGSPVETIRCVETGLLLMLGMSGVDLLWTIMAGQAGVMTEVNPLAASFIHSPSSLALFKVTATAIGCGVLYAFRERRRVQEVTWWMCLVCVLVTFRWVMFDSMTTS; encoded by the coding sequence ATGCCCGTCTCCGACTCCGTAAAATTTCCTGTCAGCCAGCTCCGTCGTGCCGGTTTGCGCCTCACCACTGTGCTTGGCGTCGCTTCAGCAGTATTAATCTCGAACGCCTTCGCCGGCGACGCGGCTGAATCACAGGGGCCGTCTTCAGATTCCGCGATTGAATACTCTGACGTCGTAAACGGTGGGCTGCTGTTTGTCGACGGAACGCACATTCCCGGCCCGCATTCTGTGCAGGCGACCAGCGAAACGATTACTGTAAACGGCGTCCCTGTGGAGGTGACTCTGGACGGTCGCGATTTCGACGACATGATGGAAGACGAAGACTGGGACATGGATCGCGTGGAACGGCGTGGCCGCAGTCGAAGTCGTCGAGGATCGCGGGAAACTCAGCAAACCCCGGCGCGTTCTGCCCGGCGACTCGTGCAGTGTTTGTCAGACGACTTTGATGTCGTAATCTTCTCGGGAGAACCGCTGCGAGTGATTCCAATGGGGGACGACAAGTACGCGTTGTATACCGGACTGCTGACCAATGAACCCACATCGGAACAGCGTCAGGAGTTCCTGCGCGTTGCCAAAGACCAGTCCGCTGTTGTGCTCTGGGACCAGTGGCTCACCGAATTCCGCATTAGTTCCACACTGCGGAAACGACTTGAGCAGTTCGTCACGGAAAGTGACGCAGTGGTGGCAGAAATGGAAAGCAAGATGGCCGCTCAGTATCGGCTCGAAACTTTTGCCTACCCATTGACGCTTGTTGGCATGATGTTGGGCGTAATCGCCTTCGGGCACATGCTGAAATGGACGGGCCGCAATTTCGTCTGTGAGCAAAATGGTGGCAGCCCTGTGGAGACCATTCGCTGTGTGGAAACCGGCCTGTTGCTCATGTTGGGCATGTCGGGTGTCGACCTGCTGTGGACAATCATGGCAGGACAAGCTGGTGTGATGACGGAAGTCAATCCGCTGGCCGCCAGCTTTATTCATTCCCCTTCCTCGCTGGCCTTATTCAAAGTTACGGCCACCGCCATCGGGTGTGGCGTGCTGTATGCCTTTCGCGAACGACGTCGCGTTCAGGAAGTCACATGGTGGATGTGCCTTGTCTGCGTGTTGGTCACGTTCCGTTGGGTCATGTTTGATTCCATGACGACATCGTAA
- a CDS encoding DUF1559 domain-containing protein yields the protein MRRPELNRSRGFTLIELLVVIAIIAILIALLLPAVQQAREAARRTQCKNNLKQLGLALHNYHDVFDKFVYMKGGTRGNGDATRFDGNYSRRSGIISLFPYLEQSAQYELIEGGDPTTSPPIPPGGPAGWNGWAGWNQKMTSLRCPSDPGVDRPRGVNNYAFSRGDFIGTAAPSGRDAWDSNGLFALNRTFGLRDITDGSSNTVAIAERQIASFAMGGKGSPTLREGILNNVPAIVTNPGACLAAAALISDGERYTDWSQVKGKFSSTYCDGQPENVAFNTVLAPNSASCTNDANNNSDSAVSVLTASSQHTGGVQVLLADGSVRFISENIDTGNLGVATFLGANSPYGVWGALGTRAGGEVVGEF from the coding sequence ATGAGACGTCCCGAACTCAACCGGTCACGCGGTTTTACTTTGATTGAACTTCTCGTCGTGATTGCCATCATCGCAATCCTGATCGCTCTGCTTCTGCCTGCCGTCCAACAGGCTCGCGAAGCCGCCCGACGCACCCAATGCAAAAACAACCTGAAGCAGCTCGGGCTTGCTTTGCACAACTACCACGACGTCTTTGACAAATTCGTCTACATGAAGGGTGGGACTCGCGGCAACGGTGACGCGACTCGTTTCGATGGCAACTATAGTCGCCGGTCGGGCATCATTTCACTGTTTCCTTATCTTGAGCAGTCGGCGCAATACGAACTGATCGAAGGTGGCGACCCTACTACCAGTCCTCCAATTCCGCCGGGTGGGCCAGCGGGGTGGAACGGTTGGGCCGGGTGGAATCAGAAGATGACCAGCCTTCGCTGCCCGTCAGACCCAGGCGTGGATCGCCCTCGCGGTGTCAATAACTATGCCTTCAGCCGAGGTGACTTCATTGGCACAGCTGCCCCCAGTGGACGTGATGCATGGGACAGCAACGGTCTGTTCGCATTGAACCGAACCTTTGGTCTGCGAGACATCACCGATGGCAGCAGCAACACTGTTGCCATAGCTGAACGTCAGATCGCATCCTTTGCAATGGGAGGAAAAGGGTCTCCAACGCTGCGAGAAGGCATTCTGAACAACGTGCCTGCTATTGTCACCAATCCGGGTGCGTGTCTTGCCGCCGCAGCACTAATCAGCGACGGTGAAAGGTACACCGACTGGTCGCAAGTGAAGGGCAAGTTCAGTTCAACCTACTGCGATGGTCAGCCGGAAAACGTTGCCTTTAACACGGTGCTGGCACCGAACTCCGCTTCCTGCACCAATGATGCCAACAACAATTCCGACTCAGCGGTATCCGTTTTGACAGCCAGCAGCCAGCATACTGGCGGCGTCCAGGTACTGCTCGCAGACGGTTCGGTTCGGTTTATTTCCGAGAACATCGACACCGGAAATCTTGGTGTTGCCACCTTTCTTGGTGCCAACAGTCCGTACGGTGTCTGGGGTGCTCTGGGAACTCGAGCTGGCGGTGAAGTTGTCGGCGAGTTTTAG